A window of the Brassica napus cultivar Da-Ae chromosome C5, Da-Ae, whole genome shotgun sequence genome harbors these coding sequences:
- the LOC125587507 gene encoding organic cation/carnitine transporter 6, protein MADQSEPLLLSADDSDVDHKTRPEALTFDNIVEQSLSDFGFWQLFQVILVGVALFFDAQQIFITVYTDAYPTWHCLNHTICDHSTSDICRLPRSAWEWDGGSKDKTVISDFGLECSSSLLRGMPTSAFYIGGIVGGFVLALIPDDSLGRKKLVLFSTFAMSITSISVIFSTNVWIYTTLKFIIGFSRSQTWSYALVLISERVSTRWRPRATMIPFTFFVLGFMSLSGIAFLAQHSSWRFLYLYTAVPAIFYCIFLYIFALESPRWLHMQGNDEEAINVLKSMSSKNKPYLESLVSQLPPEQETSEELPRYSIKDFFFRKWAFRRIVVVMIILFGLGISYYGVPLAARDIDVNIYLSETLNAVVELPTFIITPIILERFNRRSSVLVNTLLGGASGVLCFVLSLLGKTGIAFAFELATFFCARIGFNLMAVYMVEMFPTCVRSSATMMFRQALVVGGACCPLIASIGRDLPSVSFAIFGVAMSGFGLFVLVLPETKGSSLCDTMEEQEKRDQTINTSHC, encoded by the coding sequence ATGGCTGATCAGTCAGAACCATTGCTGTTGTCTGCCGATGATTCCGACGTCGACCACAAAACCAGACCAGAAGCTTTAACTTTCGACAACATTGTCGAACAGAGTCTATCAGATTTTGGGTTCTGGCAACTCTTCCAGGTAATCCTCGTTGGAGTCGCTTTGTTCTTCGATGCTCAGCAAATATTCATCACCGTTTACACAGACGCATACCCCACGTGGCACTGTCTTAACCACACGATCTGCGATCATTCCACTTCCGACATCTGCCGGCTCCCAAGATCAGCCTGGGAATGGGACGGTGGCTCCAAGGACAAAACCGTCATTTCAGATTTTGGACTCGAGTGCTCGAGCTCATTACTCAGAGGTATGCCTACCTCTGCTTTCTACATCGGTGGCATTGTTGGTGGATTCGTTCTAGCTTTAATCCCAGATGATTCCTTGGGCCGCAAGAAACTAGTATTGTTCTCAACCTTTGCAATGTCAATCACTTCAATCTCTGTTATTTTCTCAACCAACGTATGGATCTACACAACGCTAAAGTTTATCATCGGTTTCTCGAGATCACAGACATGGTCATACGCGCTGGTTCTCATCAGTGAGCGAGTCTCCACCAGATGGAGACCGAGAGCTACGATGATTCCATTTACCTTttttgttttagggtttatgtcaTTGTCTGGAATCGCCTTCCTTGCTCAACACTCTTCATGGAGATTTCTGTATCTATACACAGCCGTTCCCGCAATATTCTACTGTATCTTCCTCTACATATTCGCACTCGAATCACCTAGGTGGCTTCACATGCaaggaaacgacgaagaagctattAATGTTCTCAAAAGCATGTCATCCAAGAACAAACCCTACTTGGAATCACTAGTTTCTCAGTTACCTCCGGAGCAAGAAACCTCTGAAGAACTGCCAAGGTACTCTATTAAGGACTTCTTCTTCCGAAAGTGGGCTTTTCGGAGGATTGTAGTTGTTATGATCATACTGTTTGGGTTGGGAATATCATACTATGGAGTTCCATTAGCCGCTAGAGATATAGACGTCAACATCTACTTGAGCGAAACCCTAAACGCAGTGGTGGAGTTGCCTACTTTCATTATCACTCCGATCATATTAGAGAGGTTCAACAGAAGAAGCTCTGTTCTAGTGAATACCTTACTAGGTGGAGCATCGGGAGTGCTATGTTTCGTTCTCAGCCTTCTAGGAAAAACAGGAATCGCGTTTGCGTTTGAGCTAGCGACATTTTTCTGTGCAAGAATCGGATTCAACCTAATGGCGGTTTATATGGTTGAAATGTTTCCTACTTGTGTAAGAAGTTCCGCGACAATGATGTTTAGACAGGCTCTTGTCGTTGGAGGAGCTTGTTGTCCGCTCATTGCTTCCATTGGGAGAGATTTACCATCAGTATCCTTTGCGATTTTCGGAGTTGCCATGTCAGGTTTTGGATTGTTCGTTTTGGTTCTACCCGAGACAAAAGGTTCAAGCCTCTGTGATACAATGgaagaacaagagaagagagatcAAACCATAAACACTAGCCATTGTTGA